One genomic segment of Vibrio quintilis includes these proteins:
- the ydiJ gene encoding D-2-hydroxyglutarate dehydrogenase YdiJ encodes MLPRLQLQSDINPVVSDFLKELELQGFAGDIETSYSSRHAVSTDNSVYQQLPQAVVHPKHTRDVVLIGQLGSKPVYESVTFSPRGGGTGTNGQSLTKGIVVDLSRHMNQVLEINTEEGWVRVQAGVIKDQLNDAVRPYGYFFSPELSTSNRATLGGMINTDASGQGSLKYGKTSDHVLSLLAVFADGSVLESDMSGAAPAAETDAARALAVTESVCREKRQQIVDKFPPLNRFLTGYDIKNALNEEDDSFNITRVLCGAEGSLAFITEAKLNLTPLPAVRVLVNVKYDSFDAALRNAPLMVEADALSVETVDSRVLNLAKEDIVWHSVKSLLTDVPGKDMQGINIVEYAGQDKEEIDDKVRALTAKLDSMMDKSEAGIIGYQVCEDLSGIQRIYNMRKKAVGLLGAAKGHAKPVPFSEDTCVPPENLADYIAEFRALLDSKSLDYGMFGHVDAGVLHVRPALDLCDPNQEILMQEISDEVVKLVAKYGGLMWGEHGKGYRSEYGPEFFGEELFTELRRIKAAFDPYNKMNPGKICTPLDTDFELVKVAGVKRGYFDRQIDVDVRDSFKQAMECNGNGLCFNYDASSPMCPSMKVTADRRHSPKGRAGLVREWLRQLTEQGIDILDIEHQTLNSTLSVKTMIDRIRHTWNKKHEYDFSHEVYEAMNGCLACKACASQCPIKVDVPGFRARFLNLYHTRYQRPAKDYLVANIETMLPVMAKMPALVNGILEQKWTKNLTKSLLGYIDTPLLSVPTLAKRVTNKAIVSFSLQGLAEIPAIQKQNYVIIVQDPFTSYYDAAVVEDFISLVIKLGMNPVLLPFKPNGKAQHVKGFLKQFSSTAKSTASFLREIASLNIPMVGVDPATVLCYRDEYQEILGDERGDFEVLSVHEWLHPRLDELSLPSVSADDEPWYLFAHCTEKTKLPNSEKEWCDIFQRFGAQLKPVSVGCCGMAGTFGHEADKFKMSEDIYDLSWRGNLARLPSERCLITGYSCRSQVKRFEHIQPGHPLQALLQML; translated from the coding sequence ATGTTACCAAGACTTCAACTTCAATCAGACATTAATCCGGTTGTTTCAGATTTTTTAAAAGAACTTGAATTACAGGGATTTGCCGGAGATATAGAAACATCCTATTCCAGCCGGCATGCTGTCTCCACTGATAATAGCGTATACCAGCAGCTGCCTCAGGCTGTCGTTCATCCGAAACATACCCGGGATGTTGTTCTCATAGGACAGCTGGGCTCAAAACCGGTTTATGAATCGGTGACTTTTTCTCCCCGGGGTGGCGGAACAGGAACAAATGGACAGTCATTGACCAAAGGTATTGTGGTTGATTTGTCCCGGCATATGAATCAGGTACTGGAAATTAATACTGAAGAAGGCTGGGTGCGGGTTCAGGCTGGTGTGATTAAAGATCAGCTTAATGATGCCGTTCGTCCTTATGGGTATTTCTTTTCACCGGAACTTTCTACCAGTAACCGGGCCACGCTGGGCGGCATGATTAATACGGACGCTTCCGGGCAGGGGTCTTTAAAATATGGTAAAACCTCTGATCACGTTTTATCGTTGCTGGCCGTTTTTGCAGATGGCTCTGTACTTGAATCTGATATGTCTGGCGCAGCTCCCGCAGCGGAGACTGATGCGGCCAGGGCTCTGGCTGTGACTGAGTCAGTTTGCCGCGAAAAACGCCAGCAGATTGTAGATAAATTTCCGCCACTGAACCGTTTTCTGACAGGTTATGATATTAAAAATGCACTGAATGAAGAGGATGACTCGTTCAATATCACCCGCGTATTGTGTGGTGCTGAAGGCTCTCTGGCTTTTATTACCGAAGCGAAGCTCAATCTGACTCCACTGCCGGCAGTCCGGGTTTTGGTTAATGTGAAATATGATAGTTTCGATGCCGCATTGAGAAATGCGCCACTGATGGTAGAAGCGGACGCCCTATCTGTGGAAACCGTTGACTCCCGGGTGCTGAATCTGGCGAAGGAAGATATCGTCTGGCACAGCGTTAAATCTTTGCTGACAGATGTTCCGGGTAAGGATATGCAGGGAATTAACATCGTTGAATATGCAGGTCAGGACAAAGAAGAGATTGATGACAAAGTCCGTGCGCTGACAGCAAAACTTGATTCGATGATGGACAAATCTGAAGCCGGTATTATTGGTTATCAGGTCTGTGAAGACTTATCCGGCATACAGCGCATTTATAATATGCGAAAGAAGGCTGTGGGTTTACTTGGCGCAGCCAAAGGGCATGCGAAGCCTGTGCCGTTTTCAGAAGATACCTGTGTGCCACCGGAAAATCTGGCAGATTATATTGCTGAGTTCAGGGCTCTGCTGGATTCCAAATCGCTCGATTATGGTATGTTTGGCCACGTTGATGCCGGGGTATTACATGTCCGGCCTGCCCTGGATTTATGTGATCCGAATCAGGAAATCCTGATGCAGGAGATCTCTGATGAAGTCGTGAAGCTGGTGGCAAAATATGGCGGCCTGATGTGGGGCGAACATGGTAAAGGCTACCGCTCTGAATATGGCCCGGAATTCTTTGGCGAAGAGCTTTTTACTGAACTGAGACGAATTAAAGCTGCGTTTGACCCATATAATAAAATGAATCCGGGCAAAATCTGTACACCACTTGATACGGATTTTGAGCTGGTGAAAGTTGCAGGTGTTAAACGGGGTTATTTTGATCGCCAGATTGATGTTGATGTCCGGGACAGCTTTAAACAGGCGATGGAATGTAACGGTAATGGCTTGTGTTTTAATTATGATGCCAGTTCACCCATGTGTCCGTCGATGAAAGTGACAGCAGACAGACGGCATTCCCCCAAAGGTCGTGCCGGTCTGGTCCGGGAGTGGCTCCGGCAATTGACAGAGCAGGGGATTGATATTCTGGATATTGAGCACCAGACATTGAATTCGACGCTGTCTGTGAAGACAATGATTGACCGGATTCGCCATACATGGAATAAAAAGCATGAGTATGATTTTTCTCATGAAGTTTACGAAGCGATGAATGGGTGTCTTGCCTGTAAAGCCTGTGCAAGCCAGTGTCCGATTAAGGTGGATGTTCCAGGCTTCAGGGCTCGTTTTCTGAACCTGTACCACACCCGCTATCAGCGTCCGGCCAAAGATTATCTGGTGGCCAATATTGAAACAATGCTCCCCGTGATGGCGAAAATGCCGGCTTTGGTGAATGGCATCCTTGAACAGAAATGGACCAAAAATCTGACCAAATCACTGTTGGGTTATATTGATACGCCTTTGCTCAGTGTGCCTACGCTGGCCAAAAGAGTGACGAACAAAGCTATAGTGTCATTTAGTCTGCAGGGGCTGGCTGAAATCCCGGCCATCCAGAAACAGAATTATGTCATCATTGTTCAGGATCCGTTTACCTCTTATTACGATGCAGCAGTAGTTGAAGATTTTATTTCACTTGTGATTAAACTGGGTATGAACCCGGTGTTATTACCGTTTAAACCGAATGGTAAAGCGCAGCATGTGAAAGGTTTTTTAAAGCAGTTCTCATCCACTGCAAAATCAACGGCTTCTTTTTTGAGAGAGATTGCTTCGCTGAATATTCCTATGGTTGGTGTTGATCCTGCAACTGTACTTTGTTACCGGGATGAATATCAGGAAATTCTTGGTGATGAAAGAGGTGATTTTGAGGTCTTGTCGGTGCATGAGTGGCTTCATCCAAGGCTGGATGAATTGTCTCTTCCTTCTGTGTCAGCAGACGATGAACCATGGTACCTCTTCGCCCATTGTACAGAAAAAACGAAACTGCCGAATTCAGAAAAAGAGTGGTGTGACATATTCCAGCGCTTTGGTGCTCAGCTGAAACCCGTATCTGTCGGTTGTTGTGGTATGGCGGGTACATTTGGCCATGAAGCCGATAAGTTTAAGATGTCTGAAGACATCTATGACTTAAGCTGGCGGGGCAACCTGGCCCGATTGCCATCAGAACGTTGCCTGATCACCGGGTATTCATGCCGGAGCCAGGTGAAAAGGTTTGAGCACATTCAACCCGGACATCCGTTACAGGCACTGCTTCAAATGTTGTAA
- a CDS encoding DUF3334 family protein, with product MKKNRVITTEDILLKLCQSVSGVLSTATSTQVTYSAMVQKINKTALKPDFGCFVLFDGGFSGLVVINFTSKAALELYSSYMKNMGMPEEELAVLHTSDEVGDVLGELMNQLVGDFTNKIRKELQTNITQNQPKMLSLNKQVLLSVDTNLDRPQARRVTFSTAKNNIFYLELAMDKTEFIQLEEFEISDDESPDSIIESARKEFAGPEQKSTPDDDASSDLLDELGI from the coding sequence ATGAAAAAAAACCGAGTTATCACCACCGAAGATATATTACTGAAACTTTGCCAGTCCGTATCCGGCGTTCTGAGTACAGCGACTTCAACCCAGGTCACCTACTCTGCCATGGTACAAAAGATTAACAAAACAGCGCTCAAACCTGATTTCGGATGTTTTGTCCTTTTTGATGGTGGCTTTTCGGGGTTAGTCGTCATCAACTTCACCTCCAAAGCCGCTTTGGAACTCTACAGTAGCTATATGAAAAATATGGGTATGCCTGAAGAAGAACTCGCCGTTTTACACACTTCAGATGAAGTGGGTGATGTTCTCGGGGAACTCATGAACCAGCTTGTCGGGGATTTTACCAATAAAATCCGTAAAGAATTGCAGACAAATATCACTCAGAACCAGCCTAAAATGCTTTCCCTGAATAAACAGGTTCTCCTTTCTGTCGATACCAACCTTGATCGTCCTCAGGCACGCCGGGTAACTTTTTCTACCGCAAAAAATAATATCTTCTATCTGGAACTGGCGATGGATAAAACCGAGTTCATTCAGTTGGAAGAATTTGAAATATCGGATGATGAAAGTCCCGACTCAATTATTGAATCGGCCAGGAAAGAATTTGCAGGGCCGGAACAAAAGAGTACACCGGATGACGATGCTTCCAGTGATTTGCTGGACGAACTGGGCATTTAA
- a CDS encoding DUF2786 domain-containing protein, with protein sequence MDKQKALKKIAKCLELGNSANVNEAASAIKMAHRLMLKYGLNKDDIEFIKMGKTQSSHLLPAQISNNILRIIRGINTRFGVEAVLLNHKGLKRVEFIGEADRAIFAAFAFDVIYREMNEQSGQFRNSFAGSGTSNTEVARRVNSFISGWIEGALEKLPVISPDEDAVNKINNYIDREFKNVDRETFKKQLKEAMKNLTEDYETGLKKGRKISVNRPIDGAQSPKMLK encoded by the coding sequence ATGGATAAACAAAAAGCCCTCAAAAAAATCGCAAAGTGTCTGGAGCTTGGTAATTCAGCCAACGTCAACGAAGCTGCCAGTGCCATCAAAATGGCACACCGCCTGATGTTGAAGTATGGACTGAATAAAGATGACATTGAATTCATCAAAATGGGGAAAACCCAGTCATCTCACCTCTTACCAGCCCAAATCAGCAATAATATTCTGCGCATCATACGTGGCATCAATACCCGGTTTGGTGTGGAAGCCGTCCTCCTCAATCATAAAGGCTTAAAACGCGTAGAATTCATCGGTGAAGCAGATCGGGCAATTTTTGCCGCATTTGCCTTTGATGTCATCTACCGGGAGATGAATGAGCAATCCGGACAGTTCCGTAACAGTTTCGCAGGCAGCGGCACCTCAAATACAGAGGTCGCACGCAGAGTCAATTCATTTATATCCGGCTGGATTGAAGGCGCCCTGGAAAAACTTCCTGTGATTTCTCCCGATGAAGACGCCGTGAATAAGATCAATAATTATATTGACCGGGAATTTAAGAATGTAGACCGGGAAACATTCAAAAAACAGCTCAAAGAAGCCATGAAAAATCTGACTGAAGATTATGAAACCGGGCTGAAAAAAGGACGTAAAATTTCTGTCAACCGTCCGATTGATGGTGCACAATCACCAAAAATGCTGAAATAA
- a CDS encoding OmpA family protein, producing the protein MKKVTTAVLIAALLTGCQATQRQNATTGEMETNSATKGAIIGAISGVVAGLATGDNATERRQHALIGAFGGAAVGGGIGYYFDQQEAALRQSLINSGVQVQRVGENELRLIMKNGIGFNTNSYQLNYSIYNTLNGVAKILVEYPETSLVIEGHTDSTGSDRTNQVLSEKRAESVRQYLVSRGVAAGRAIARGLGERHPICSNLNKQGRQCNRRVEIKILPLK; encoded by the coding sequence TTGAAAAAGGTAACAACAGCTGTATTGATTGCCGCTCTGTTAACAGGGTGTCAGGCAACACAAAGACAAAATGCGACAACAGGTGAAATGGAAACTAATTCTGCAACCAAAGGTGCCATCATTGGTGCGATTTCGGGTGTTGTTGCCGGATTAGCCACAGGTGATAACGCAACCGAACGCCGTCAGCATGCTCTTATCGGCGCTTTTGGCGGCGCTGCTGTCGGAGGTGGTATTGGCTATTATTTTGATCAACAGGAAGCGGCATTAAGGCAATCTCTGATCAATTCTGGTGTTCAGGTTCAGCGGGTCGGAGAGAATGAATTACGGCTCATTATGAAAAATGGAATTGGGTTTAATACCAACTCATACCAGCTGAATTACAGTATTTACAATACCCTGAATGGCGTGGCTAAAATTCTGGTTGAATATCCGGAAACAAGCTTAGTCATTGAAGGCCACACTGACAGTACCGGCAGTGACCGGACCAACCAGGTTCTTTCTGAAAAACGTGCTGAGTCAGTCCGTCAGTACCTGGTCTCAAGAGGCGTAGCCGCAGGCCGGGCGATTGCAAGAGGATTAGGTGAACGACATCCAATTTGTTCTAACCTGAATAAACAGGGAAGGCAATGTAACCGCCGTGTCGAAATAAAAATCCTTCCTCTAAAATAA
- a CDS encoding J domain-containing protein, with protein MKFIIPLLFLILTTSVNASDFETVKNQAIGRDSQAQYQLGQMYQRGEGVKQDAAQAFYWIEQAAENGNPQAQAEVAEAYVTGNGTPPDNEQAVYWLTLLATNGHTSAQTRLGQLFEQKSPQLSPQSLALIWYRVAATKDPEAELFYSQLLEKQFNQQRAKQISQIKLLDKLLVTPENTPAEEKITPPAPARQNSGELISNGLIWGSLLTLFLIIVMVLKQLVLKKQKIYQQNTDIQSKKLSEQQLTIKKQKQQLAALFQEVKKLQHQIQSGKKAGGTATPPSSQKLELACALFGYQPNQIPEMKQIKLRYKQLSKIYHPDLKGSDDEMKRLNQSLKVILAHLKQ; from the coding sequence TTGAAATTCATCATCCCCCTACTGTTTTTGATACTGACAACTTCCGTCAACGCTTCAGATTTTGAAACTGTTAAGAACCAGGCGATCGGGCGGGATAGTCAGGCACAGTATCAGTTGGGACAAATGTACCAACGCGGGGAAGGCGTAAAACAAGATGCTGCTCAGGCTTTTTACTGGATTGAACAGGCGGCAGAAAACGGAAACCCTCAGGCGCAGGCAGAAGTTGCTGAAGCCTATGTGACAGGCAACGGCACCCCGCCGGATAACGAGCAGGCAGTTTACTGGCTTACTCTGCTCGCCACGAACGGCCATACCAGTGCACAGACCCGCCTCGGGCAGCTGTTTGAACAAAAATCCCCTCAACTATCTCCGCAATCTCTGGCTTTGATCTGGTACCGGGTCGCTGCAACCAAAGATCCGGAGGCGGAACTTTTTTATAGCCAGCTACTGGAAAAGCAGTTCAATCAACAGCGCGCTAAACAGATTTCTCAAATAAAATTATTAGATAAATTACTGGTTACCCCGGAAAATACGCCGGCAGAAGAGAAAATAACACCGCCGGCTCCTGCCAGACAAAACTCAGGAGAGCTGATCAGTAACGGACTGATTTGGGGGAGCTTACTGACGCTGTTTCTGATCATTGTCATGGTGCTCAAACAGCTGGTTTTGAAAAAACAGAAAATCTATCAGCAAAATACTGACATTCAATCGAAAAAACTTTCAGAACAACAACTAACGATAAAAAAACAGAAGCAACAACTTGCGGCCCTGTTTCAGGAAGTCAAAAAACTTCAGCATCAGATACAGTCTGGCAAAAAAGCCGGTGGAACAGCAACACCGCCATCTTCTCAAAAACTGGAACTGGCTTGTGCATTATTCGGCTATCAACCGAATCAGATTCCCGAAATGAAACAAATTAAACTACGTTACAAACAGTTGAGTAAGATATATCATCCTGATTTAAAAGGCAGTGATGATGAGATGAAACGACTCAATCAATCCCTGAAAGTTATTCTTGCCCATCTGAAGCAGTAA
- a CDS encoding lipocalin family protein, with protein sequence MKFLMWCILFLLSGCTGMPDSVEPVRGFELNRYLGTWYEIARLDHSFERGLEKVTATYQLRDDGGVSVLNKGFSPEKNTWKEAEGRAYFVESADRGYLKVSFFGPFFGSYIVFGLDHEQYQYAFVSGPDTSYLWLLSRSPEVSPEVRQTFVDMSQQLGFDTNQLIWVQQ encoded by the coding sequence ATGAAGTTTTTGATGTGGTGTATTTTGTTTTTATTGTCCGGATGTACCGGGATGCCGGATTCTGTAGAGCCGGTTCGGGGATTTGAACTCAATCGTTATCTGGGAACATGGTATGAAATTGCGCGATTAGATCATTCCTTTGAAAGGGGACTGGAAAAAGTGACGGCAACCTACCAACTCAGGGATGATGGCGGCGTTTCTGTATTGAATAAGGGTTTTTCACCGGAAAAAAATACCTGGAAGGAAGCAGAAGGCCGGGCGTATTTTGTTGAGTCTGCCGATAGGGGGTATTTGAAAGTTTCGTTCTTCGGACCATTTTTTGGTTCATACATTGTGTTCGGTCTGGACCACGAACAATATCAATACGCGTTTGTATCCGGGCCTGATACCTCTTATCTGTGGCTGTTGTCCCGTTCACCAGAGGTTTCCCCGGAAGTCAGACAGACCTTTGTTGATATGTCACAACAGCTCGGATTTGATACCAACCAGCTGATTTGGGTCCAACAGTAA
- a CDS encoding phosphoribosylaminoimidazolesuccinocarboxamide synthase, whose amino-acid sequence MSLADQVLSINDDLPIRTDKPVHSGKVRSVYWLSDSDSRRLIQEKGYDVAPDAPLAIMVISDRISAFDCIWHAEGGIHGVPGKGAALNAISSHWFQLFKDNGLADSHILDIPHPFVWIVQKAKPIKIEAICRQYITGSMWRAYEKGEREFCGIHLPEGLEKDKKLPEILMTPSTKGILKGIPDVPEADDVNITRRNIEDNYRAFNFSRSQDIDLYETLLKQGFHVISQSLEKLGQIFVDTKFEFGYVTNAAGQEKLIYMDEVGTPDSSRIWDQTSYQQGKIVENSKEGFRQFLLQYFPDPDILLNKNRMQEREALAKNNALPLQAIMDVSETYTSIAEKITGQPVHLADNPKQEIIDILASGYGLIA is encoded by the coding sequence ATGAGTCTTGCAGATCAGGTTCTTTCCATCAATGATGATCTTCCCATCCGGACAGACAAACCCGTTCACAGCGGAAAAGTCCGTTCAGTTTACTGGCTTAGTGATAGCGACAGTCGTCGTCTTATCCAGGAAAAGGGCTATGATGTTGCACCTGATGCCCCGCTGGCCATCATGGTTATCAGTGATCGGATATCAGCTTTTGACTGTATCTGGCATGCAGAAGGCGGAATTCATGGCGTTCCGGGTAAAGGCGCCGCTTTAAATGCGATTTCAAGCCACTGGTTTCAATTATTTAAAGACAACGGGCTGGCAGATAGTCATATTCTGGACATTCCCCATCCTTTTGTCTGGATTGTACAAAAGGCGAAACCCATCAAGATAGAAGCGATTTGCCGGCAATATATCACAGGGTCAATGTGGCGCGCTTATGAAAAGGGAGAACGCGAATTCTGTGGTATCCATCTGCCGGAAGGACTGGAAAAAGACAAGAAACTACCTGAAATCCTGATGACACCATCAACCAAAGGAATCCTGAAAGGTATTCCGGACGTTCCGGAAGCCGATGATGTCAATATCACCCGCCGTAACATTGAAGACAACTATCGCGCATTCAACTTTAGCCGGTCTCAGGATATCGATCTCTATGAAACATTGTTAAAACAAGGCTTTCATGTGATCAGCCAGTCTCTGGAAAAACTCGGACAAATTTTTGTTGATACAAAATTTGAGTTTGGATATGTCACGAACGCGGCCGGTCAGGAAAAATTAATCTATATGGATGAAGTCGGCACACCGGATTCATCCAGAATCTGGGATCAAACCAGTTATCAGCAGGGAAAAATTGTAGAGAACTCAAAAGAAGGTTTTCGCCAGTTTTTACTACAGTATTTTCCGGATCCTGACATTCTTCTGAATAAAAACCGGATGCAGGAAAGAGAAGCATTAGCGAAAAACAATGCTCTGCCGCTGCAGGCAATCATGGATGTTTCAGAAACTTACACCAGCATTGCTGAAAAAATTACCGGACAACCTGTCCATTTAGCGGACAACCCGAAACAGGAAATTATTGATATTCTTGCATCAGGTTACGGATTAATTGCTTAA